One genomic region from Homalodisca vitripennis isolate AUS2020 chromosome 6, UT_GWSS_2.1, whole genome shotgun sequence encodes:
- the LOC124365412 gene encoding uncharacterized protein LOC124365412 has protein sequence MHEMFIDKHPDLEKVVKYNFYYGYFKENFNFSFGRPQVDVCCQCESFSSKLKDPLMCDNAKRNVAAELILHKRRAKKFYHSLQLASEDTNDDTVAICFDFMQNLPLPHIPVQEVFYMRQLWVNNFCIHDLKSNKAKMYVYHEGEGNKSPNEVCSFIFDYIKTEIPDSVKHLILFSDGPFGQNKNNTVIRFLMNLCDNCNLETITYNFPVRGHSYSPCDRDFGCIKRLIRKVDRIYTPEEYRELILRASNTCRFSVHMVKTDEILNFKDWWPLSYKKSTSASDETSGRNVPKKDKEPFKLSTYKQFCFSSRTKGKVVVKPFIDGMISSTFTFLKCDKPPELPNQPAYPQGKVPINKKKIQDLRKIN, from the exons ATGCATGAAATGTTTATAGATAAACATCCTGATCtagaaaaagttgtaaaatacaacttttattacggctactttaaggaaaattttaatttctcatttggTCGTCCTCAAGTTGACGTATGCTGTCAGTGCGAAAGTTTTTCCAGTAAATTAAAGGATCCCCTTATGTGTGACAATGCTAAACGTAATGTTGCTGCTGAGCTAATTCTTCACAAAAGGAgagcaaaaaaattttatcattccttaCAGTTAGCAAGTGAAGATACAAATGATGACACTGTTGctatatgttttgattttatgcaGAACCTCCCCCTGCCCCACATACCCGTACAGGAGGTATTTTACATGAGGCAATTATgggtaaacaatttttgtattcatgatttgaaatcaaataaggCCAAGATGTACGTCTATCACGAAGGGGAAGGAAACAAATCTCCCAATGAggtgtgttcttttatttttgactatATAAAAACGGAGATCCCAGATTCTGTAAAACATTTGATCTTATTCAGTGATGGACCTTTCGGCCAAAACAAGAACAACACTGTAATTaggtttttaatgaatttgtgtGACAACTGCAACCTAGAGACAATCACTTACAACTTCCCAGTACGAGGGCACTCGTACTCTCCTTGTGATAGGGATTTTGGTTGTATAAAGCGTCTCATAAGAAAGGTAGACAGGATCTACACCCCTGAAGAATATAGAGAACTTATTTTGAGGGCTAGTAATACATGCCGCTTTTCAGTTCACATGGTTAAAACAGATGAAATCTTGAATTTCAAGGACTGGTGGccactttcttataaaaagtcCACTTCTGCTTCTGATGAAACTTCAGGAAGGAATGTTCCGAAAAAAGACAAGGAGCCCTTCAAACTTTCAACATATAAGCAGTTTTGTTTCAGCTCAAGAACAAAGGGAAAAGTAGTAGTGAAACCGTTTATTGATGGTATGATTTCATCTACATTCACCTTCCTGAAATGTGATAAGCCTCCAGAACTACCAAATCAGCCGGCCTATCCCCAAGGAAAG GTACCCATTAACAAGAAAAAGATACAGGATTTGAGAAAAATTAACTGA